A section of the Deltaproteobacteria bacterium genome encodes:
- the hemL gene encoding glutamate-1-semialdehyde-2,1-aminomutase: MHHHHLSNSYFQKAGKLMPGGVNSPVRACRSVGCDPIFVEKGEGCRLYDVDGNRYIDYVCSWGPMIIGHAHPEVKAAVAEALASGTSFGAPTWREVALAQKIVELVPSIEQVRLVNSGTEATMSAVRLARGYTGRKKILKFNGCYHGHADSFLVKAGSGVATLGIPGSPGVPEEVVSNTLAVPFNDLEDLKTVLDREGDEIAAVIVEPVPANMGVIPPREDFLPKLREWTEEKGIVLIFDEVITGFRLAPGGAQEYFRVMPDLTCLGKIIGGGLPVGAYGGKQEIMEKIAPVGPVYQAGTLSGNPLATAAGLATLEVLSRPGVYEVLEERAEALGSGLVEIAERHGITCCLQRMGSMMTTFFGQRGPVIDFEAALKSDTDLYARFFRHMLEEGVYLAPSQFEAGFVSLAHGWDVIEETLKDAESAFKDLA; the protein is encoded by the coding sequence ATGCATCATCATCACCTGTCCAACAGTTATTTCCAGAAGGCCGGAAAACTGATGCCGGGCGGAGTCAACAGCCCGGTCCGCGCATGCAGGTCAGTGGGCTGTGATCCTATATTTGTCGAGAAGGGAGAGGGTTGCCGCTTATACGACGTAGATGGGAACCGGTATATCGACTATGTCTGCTCCTGGGGTCCGATGATTATCGGGCATGCACATCCTGAGGTTAAGGCAGCGGTCGCGGAGGCCCTGGCATCCGGTACCAGTTTCGGAGCGCCGACCTGGCGTGAAGTGGCCCTGGCGCAGAAAATAGTTGAGCTTGTGCCGTCCATTGAGCAGGTGAGGCTGGTAAACTCGGGCACAGAGGCCACCATGAGCGCTGTTCGTCTGGCCAGGGGATATACGGGCCGCAAGAAAATCCTGAAGTTTAACGGCTGTTATCACGGACATGCGGATTCCTTTCTGGTGAAAGCCGGCTCCGGAGTGGCGACCCTTGGTATCCCGGGAAGTCCTGGAGTGCCTGAAGAGGTCGTATCCAATACACTGGCTGTGCCCTTCAATGATTTGGAAGACCTCAAGACTGTCCTGGACAGAGAGGGGGATGAAATAGCAGCGGTTATTGTGGAACCGGTCCCTGCCAATATGGGAGTGATCCCTCCAAGAGAGGACTTTCTCCCTAAACTACGTGAATGGACCGAAGAAAAGGGGATAGTGCTCATATTTGACGAGGTGATCACCGGTTTCAGGCTGGCTCCCGGAGGAGCCCAGGAGTATTTCCGGGTAATGCCGGACCTGACATGTCTTGGAAAGATAATTGGCGGGGGATTGCCCGTAGGGGCCTATGGCGGCAAACAGGAGATAATGGAAAAGATCGCCCCAGTGGGTCCTGTCTATCAGGCAGGGACCTTGTCCGGGAACCCGCTTGCCACGGCGGCCGGCCTTGCAACCCTTGAGGTGCTGAGCCGTCCGGGGGTCTATGAAGTCCTGGAAGAAAGGGCAGAGGCCCTGGGAAGCGGGCTTGTTGAAATTGCAGAGAGGCATGGGATAACCTGCTGTCTGCAGCGCATGGGGTCCATGATGACGACTTTCTTCGGTCAAAGAGGTCCTGTTATTGATTTTGAGGCCGCCCTTAAGTCCGATACCGATCTTTATGCCCGCTTTTTCAGGCATATGCTGGAGGAGGGTGTTTATCTGGCTCCATCCCAGTTTGAGGCAGGCTTTGTCTCTCTGGCCCATGGATGGGATGTGATTGAAGAGACTCTAAAGGATGCTGAATCCGCATTCAAGGATCTTGCTTAA
- a CDS encoding magnesium transporter, which translates to MGSIKEELASQFRSLSVALTISTSVVFSVFAGAITGYYLDTWLFNGRTYPWLTIICLFFGIAGGIKNFLILSRRFIKKAGERKKDQPEEREGHAPER; encoded by the coding sequence ATGGGCAGTATAAAAGAGGAATTGGCATCGCAGTTTCGCAGCCTCAGTGTTGCCCTTACCATTTCCACATCCGTGGTTTTTTCCGTTTTTGCCGGAGCGATTACGGGGTATTATCTGGATACCTGGCTATTTAATGGACGGACTTATCCATGGCTTACCATTATTTGCCTTTTTTTTGGTATTGCCGGAGGTATTAAGAATTTTCTGATCCTGAGCAGACGTTTTATCAAGAAGGCCGGTGAGAGAAAAAAAGACCAGCCGGAAGAGAGAGAGGGGCATGCGCCAGAGCGTTAA
- the atpB gene encoding ATP synthase F0 subunit A translates to MEHPLLFLSILLDALGLPAYGGDTVFAQILAPHMQYSYLAMIICIVLAKAATSRMEMVPRGMQNVMEMLLGGLEDFITEQTGDREKARIIFPMIATFVLLILISNYMGLIPGFHCPTANLNVTLGLTSISIVTYHALGIRFHGVKYIKHFMGAVPIMAPMMFPIEIFSHIGRIISLSIRLFGNMVSKEILLGILFMLAGPYLAPLPIMLLGCLVCVLQTFIFMVLSIVYSVEAMAEGH, encoded by the coding sequence ATGGAACACCCTTTATTGTTTTTGAGTATATTGTTAGACGCACTTGGACTGCCTGCCTACGGGGGGGATACCGTATTTGCACAGATCCTGGCCCCACACATGCAGTATAGTTATCTTGCCATGATTATTTGTATTGTCCTGGCCAAGGCAGCCACCAGCAGAATGGAGATGGTGCCAAGGGGTATGCAGAACGTCATGGAGATGCTTTTGGGGGGGCTTGAGGACTTCATTACTGAACAGACCGGCGACAGGGAAAAGGCCAGGATCATTTTCCCCATGATCGCCACATTTGTCCTTTTGATACTTATCTCCAATTACATGGGGCTGATCCCGGGTTTCCATTGTCCTACCGCCAACCTCAACGTAACATTGGGTCTCACTTCTATATCAATAGTTACATATCACGCCCTTGGGATAAGGTTTCATGGCGTAAAATACATCAAGCACTTCATGGGAGCCGTTCCGATTATGGCCCCCATGATGTTCCCCATAGAGATTTTCAGTCACATCGGGCGTATCATTTCTCTCTCCATACGACTCTTTGGAAACATGGTATCAAAGGAGATCCTCCTTGGGATACTGTTCATGTTGGCCGGGCCCTATCTGGCGCCTTTGCCAATCATGCTTCTGGGTTGTCTGGTGTGTGTACTTCAGACATTTATCTTTATGGTGCTCTCCATCGTGTATTCAGTGGAGGCCATGGCAGAAGGACATTAA
- a CDS encoding ATP synthase F0 subunit C, producing the protein MLMVLGFAALAMAAEGNAVEGGHTVGLLMAASVLAAGLGVGLGALGCGVGMGMCSSGCLEATARNPELAGKLTVTMFIGLALIEALTIYALVIALIALYANPLVAKLLAVFGLS; encoded by the coding sequence ATGCTTATGGTGCTGGGATTTGCCGCTCTGGCGATGGCCGCTGAAGGCAATGCGGTAGAAGGTGGACACACCGTTGGGTTACTTATGGCCGCCTCGGTCCTGGCCGCCGGTCTCGGCGTCGGTCTCGGCGCCCTTGGCTGCGGTGTGGGCATGGGGATGTGTTCCAGCGGCTGCCTTGAGGCAACTGCCCGTAACCCCGAACTGGCCGGTAAGCTCACAGTTACTATGTTCATCGGTCTGGCCCTGATCGAGGCGCTGACAATTTATGCCCTGGTCATAGCCCTGATCGCCCTTTATGCCAACCCGTTGGTAGCCAAGCTCCTGGCTGTTTTCGGACTGTCATAA
- the uvrA gene encoding ABC-ATPase UvrA (The UvrABC repair system catalyzes the recognition and processing of DNA lesions. UvrA is an ATPase and a DNA-binding protein. A damage recognition complex composed of 2 uvrA and 2 uvrB subunits scans DNA for abnormalities. When the presence of a lesion has been verified by uvrB, the uvrA molecules dissociate) gives MRLFFATCGRPHCPECQTEISALSVDQMADRILDLPEGTRLILMAPITRRMDLMPLDEILNHLKKDGFLRVRIDGRTFNLDAPVTLEDKPESLELIVDRLIVKPGILSRLADSLALALSQGNGSVVIEIFPVKKGKWPEMLTFSEKMVCPECRASFPALSPRIFSCSHPDGMCISCEGKGKNKSGQTYPECAGTGLNPFARSVRIGDQTFPGLMTWSVHKTYLWLLSFPDKFSVKFHGIRNIQAGIRIIEGISSRLKPLEEMGLGYLRLDRAAMTLSGGEIQRLRLGAQLGRDLTGILYILDEPTIGLHPREQEALWQNLVHLRDQGNTIIVVEHDLDIIRKADHVIELGPGAADEGGYLIFSGTAEDMAKDRDSITGPHLQGSRRLKRHGHKRRSHGQIILRHVKKNNLKDITVAFPLGCLVCVAGVSGSGKSTLVTDELYHALRCRPTERSSKTKLVLKGGLSAMPEVILVDQAPLVKARSSMPATYMGIFTRIRAVFSRTPEARSRGYKAGYFSLTRKGGRCERCRGQGSIDLDLQYLPPIKITCDLCGGMRYNREALGIRYKGLNMAEVLDMTVKDAAGFFARIPGIRRPLEVIERIGLGYLKLGQPACTLSGGEAQRLKLARELAKQTRDSTIYIMDEPSRGLHPRDMERFILVLDELLEQGHSVILIENQPEILDLADWIIELGPKGGPEGGAIVAEGPPDTAKK, from the coding sequence ATGCGCCTGTTTTTCGCCACATGTGGCCGGCCGCACTGTCCAGAGTGCCAAACAGAGATCAGCGCTCTCAGTGTGGATCAGATGGCCGACAGGATTCTGGATCTCCCGGAGGGAACAAGATTGATCCTGATGGCACCCATAACTCGAAGAATGGACCTGATGCCCCTGGACGAAATACTGAACCACTTGAAAAAAGACGGCTTTCTCAGGGTGAGAATAGACGGCAGAACATTTAACCTGGATGCCCCGGTAACATTGGAGGATAAACCCGAGTCCCTGGAACTGATAGTGGACCGTCTGATAGTGAAGCCGGGGATCCTTTCGCGCCTTGCAGATTCCCTTGCCCTGGCCTTGAGTCAGGGAAACGGTTCCGTGGTGATAGAGATTTTTCCCGTAAAAAAGGGCAAATGGCCTGAGATGCTTACATTTAGCGAAAAGATGGTCTGTCCTGAGTGCCGGGCGTCTTTTCCCGCTCTCAGCCCCCGGATATTTTCCTGCAGCCACCCGGACGGAATGTGTATCTCCTGCGAAGGCAAGGGCAAAAATAAATCAGGGCAAACCTATCCGGAGTGCGCAGGAACCGGGCTGAACCCGTTTGCCCGAAGTGTCCGCATAGGTGACCAGACCTTTCCCGGTCTCATGACATGGTCTGTACACAAAACTTACCTGTGGCTGCTTTCCTTTCCTGATAAATTTTCAGTAAAATTTCATGGAATTAGAAACATTCAGGCCGGAATCCGCATTATCGAGGGCATTTCATCGCGGCTCAAACCCCTGGAGGAAATGGGTCTTGGTTATCTCAGGCTCGATCGGGCGGCTATGACCCTGTCAGGCGGAGAGATCCAGAGGCTGCGCCTGGGTGCCCAGCTTGGCCGGGACTTGACCGGGATATTATATATACTGGATGAGCCTACAATAGGCCTGCATCCGCGCGAACAGGAAGCGCTGTGGCAGAACCTCGTCCATTTAAGGGATCAGGGCAACACAATAATAGTCGTGGAACATGACCTCGACATCATTCGAAAGGCAGACCACGTAATTGAGTTGGGTCCCGGAGCAGCAGATGAAGGAGGGTATCTGATATTCTCCGGCACGGCCGAGGATATGGCAAAAGACCGGGACAGCATCACAGGACCGCATCTTCAGGGAAGCAGACGCCTCAAAAGGCATGGCCATAAGAGAAGATCCCATGGACAAATAATCCTGCGCCATGTAAAGAAAAACAACCTGAAAGACATTACGGTGGCATTCCCTCTTGGCTGCCTGGTCTGTGTAGCAGGTGTTTCGGGCTCCGGGAAGAGCACTCTGGTGACTGATGAATTATATCATGCGCTTCGCTGTAGGCCTACAGAGAGATCTTCAAAGACAAAACTGGTCCTGAAGGGGGGATTATCCGCCATGCCTGAGGTAATCCTTGTAGACCAGGCACCCCTTGTAAAGGCCCGGTCCTCAATGCCTGCAACATACATGGGTATTTTTACCCGCATCAGGGCCGTTTTCTCCAGGACCCCTGAGGCCAGAAGCAGGGGCTACAAGGCCGGCTATTTCAGCCTCACCCGCAAGGGCGGCAGGTGTGAAAGGTGCAGGGGCCAGGGCTCTATTGATCTGGACCTGCAATATCTCCCTCCAATTAAGATAACCTGTGACCTCTGCGGGGGAATGCGCTACAACAGGGAGGCCTTGGGAATAAGGTATAAGGGGCTGAATATGGCAGAAGTCCTGGATATGACAGTAAAGGATGCAGCCGGTTTCTTTGCCAGGATACCCGGGATAAGGCGCCCTCTGGAAGTAATTGAAAGGATCGGGCTTGGATATCTGAAGCTCGGACAACCTGCCTGCACACTCTCAGGCGGAGAGGCCCAGCGACTCAAGCTTGCCAGGGAGCTTGCGAAACAGACCCGTGACTCCACGATCTACATCATGGATGAGCCATCCCGCGGTCTTCATCCAAGGGACATGGAAAGATTTATCCTGGTTCTGGACGAACTTCTTGAGCAGGGCCATTCTGTAATACTTATCGAGAACCAGCCTGAGATCCTGGACCTGGCGGACTGGATAATAGAACTGGGACCGAAGGGGGGACCGGAAGGAGGGGCCATAGTGGCCGAAGGCCCGCCAGACACGGCAAAAAAATAG
- a CDS encoding VapC toxin family PIN domain ribonuclease: MSENFVIDNSVVMAWCFEDETSQYADAILDRLEVSTAVVPSNWPLEIGNVLLIAERKKRLSQADSIRFIALLSELPIMIEQEPPERMLKEILALAREHQLSSYDASYLDLAIRKGLPIATLDNGLIAAAKRSRVPIAEHNC; encoded by the coding sequence ATGAGTGAAAATTTTGTCATTGATAATTCTGTAGTCATGGCATGGTGTTTTGAGGATGAAACAAGCCAATACGCTGATGCCATTCTGGATAGACTGGAGGTATCCACAGCGGTCGTACCGTCAAATTGGCCGTTAGAAATCGGAAATGTATTATTGATTGCTGAACGCAAGAAACGCCTCAGCCAGGCTGATAGTATACGATTTATTGCATTACTATCTGAACTCCCGATAATGATTGAACAAGAACCGCCGGAAAGGATGCTGAAGGAAATTTTGGCCTTGGCACGTGAGCACCAACTTTCAAGTTACGATGCCTCATATTTAGATCTTGCAATAAGGAAGGGGCTGCCTATTGCTACTTTGGATAATGGCTTGATAGCAGCAGCTAAAAGAAGCCGGGTTCCGATTGCAGAGCATAACTGTTGA
- a CDS encoding type II toxin-antitoxin system prevent-host-death family antitoxin, translated as METVGAYEAKTHLPKLLERVIKGERITITKHGIPVAVLQPPESLRKAEPKRVIAEVRSFRAKHRLNGLSLREMIKEGRP; from the coding sequence ATGGAGACAGTCGGTGCATATGAAGCCAAAACACATCTTCCCAAACTACTTGAACGTGTAATCAAGGGAGAACGAATAACTATTACTAAACATGGGATTCCGGTAGCTGTATTGCAACCTCCGGAATCTTTACGAAAGGCAGAACCTAAACGGGTGATTGCTGAAGTGCGTAGTTTCCGTGCTAAACATCGCCTTAATGGGCTTTCTCTCCGTGAAATGATTAAAGAAGGAAGGCCCTAG
- a CDS encoding helicase SNF2, whose amino-acid sequence MGRRLFRNKRGKDSSGSWKNRLRYSFLPVIRQRGVYYAEQGRATLKEVSQERILAVVQGSRLYTTSVVDRRSKDGKILISCTCPFFQQGFPCKHLWATIIEADRVLAAEGRPTLSSNGKPKKDWPKEKADWRTLFTDALWQRNQAVPPWLDGSSKFLLCYDLNVTSLAVKISVFERYLKKDGTLGRERKLQAITIEHRGLPRMDRALIAMLENISGKTARNNFFRYYRASHRDFVDITLEPRDLELVLPLLAETKRCRVFLSDEILLADPLLKAVPSAASLEFTARQKTKKVFKLVPSVRLKKDGKDVLLSNIPVFFHTSPVFFIYDGYLFELFGPSLSWIKALLKSEKIEVSTEDIRDLLVRAESLAGSPNIRLPEGMAPETIKDLLPRPSVIVELEKGLLKARVLMTYKDMEIDWHDPRPFVLDTERWKRFKRNKEAESEILAGLAARGFRQKDMLFQRDIKGAADVLSELAEEGWEIRGRNRKPFRGGRVTKLGISSGIDWFDLEGGISFGEHIVPLPKAIKAFMRGERTVKLGDGSTGLLPEKWLSSNLPVLELGIASGQRNSSDKTLRFSSAQALVLDALLEENEVESVDRRFLEIKNALKNFSGIESFPVPAGFKGMLRPYQEDALGWFAFLKRFGFGGILADDMGLGKTIQVLAWLAGELENGKEAPSLVVSPTSVLFNWQAEARRFVPDLKILAYTGNNRSGLIKEMDRSDLVITTYGLVRRDIKILKDLQFNYVILDESQAIKNSNSQIAKAVRLLRARHRLCLTGTPLENNAGELWSQMEFLNPGLLGPRAVFDRRFAKPIAGGDKAARNTLKQMVTAFLLRRTKEAVAKEILGKMEHVILCPMTDGQAKVYSQVRDHYRASISATIERQGLNRSRIKILEGLLRLRQAANHPALIGKDGVGSGKLDRLTTLIEETISGGHKALVFSQFTRMLGLIRRSLDNAGITYEYLDGRTPQARRKDRVRRFQEDEDIKVFLISLKAGGLGLNLTAADYVFLVDPWWNPAVELQAIDRTHRIGQDKKVFTYRFITAETVEEKVLALQEKKQEMVSAILSGGQDMLRRLSREDLDILFS is encoded by the coding sequence ATGGGGCGAAGGCTTTTTAGAAACAAAAGAGGCAAAGACTCGTCAGGTTCCTGGAAAAATCGACTAAGATACTCATTTCTGCCTGTTATACGCCAACGCGGTGTATATTATGCCGAACAGGGAAGGGCAACGCTGAAAGAGGTCTCACAGGAAAGAATTTTAGCCGTAGTCCAGGGTTCAAGGCTTTATACAACATCAGTAGTTGACAGGCGTTCGAAAGACGGCAAAATTCTCATTTCCTGCACCTGCCCCTTCTTTCAACAAGGCTTTCCGTGCAAACACCTGTGGGCAACTATAATTGAAGCGGACAGGGTCTTGGCAGCAGAGGGAAGGCCGACTCTTTCCAGTAATGGCAAGCCCAAAAAGGATTGGCCTAAAGAAAAAGCTGATTGGCGGACATTGTTTACAGATGCTCTCTGGCAAAGGAACCAGGCGGTTCCTCCATGGCTGGATGGCTCCAGCAAGTTCCTTCTGTGCTATGATCTGAACGTCACTTCACTGGCCGTAAAGATATCCGTCTTTGAAAGGTACCTCAAAAAAGACGGCACACTGGGCAGAGAAAGGAAACTTCAGGCAATTACCATAGAACACAGAGGTCTTCCCAGGATGGATCGTGCCTTAATTGCAATGCTGGAAAACATATCCGGGAAGACCGCAAGAAATAATTTTTTCCGGTATTACCGGGCGAGCCACAGGGATTTTGTAGATATTACTTTAGAGCCAAGAGACCTTGAACTCGTCCTGCCTCTGCTGGCAGAGACAAAACGTTGCAGAGTTTTTCTCTCAGACGAAATACTGCTGGCAGACCCGCTCCTCAAGGCGGTCCCATCTGCTGCATCGTTGGAGTTTACAGCAAGACAAAAGACCAAAAAAGTGTTCAAGCTCGTGCCATCAGTAAGGCTGAAAAAAGATGGCAAAGACGTGCTGCTTTCAAATATACCGGTTTTTTTTCATACCTCGCCGGTGTTCTTCATATATGACGGGTATCTTTTCGAGTTGTTTGGCCCCAGCCTTTCGTGGATAAAGGCCTTGTTGAAATCAGAGAAGATAGAGGTATCCACAGAAGACATCCGGGACCTTTTGGTTCGGGCAGAATCTCTTGCAGGCAGCCCCAATATTCGCCTTCCGGAAGGGATGGCACCAGAGACCATAAAAGATCTGCTTCCAAGGCCCTCGGTTATAGTGGAGCTTGAGAAAGGCCTTTTAAAGGCCCGGGTCCTTATGACCTATAAAGATATGGAAATAGACTGGCATGACCCGAGGCCCTTTGTACTGGATACTGAAAGATGGAAAAGGTTCAAGCGAAATAAAGAGGCCGAATCCGAGATCCTGGCGGGACTGGCTGCCAGGGGATTTCGGCAAAAAGACATGTTATTTCAAAGAGATATTAAAGGGGCGGCCGATGTCCTTTCAGAACTGGCTGAAGAGGGCTGGGAGATCCGGGGACGAAACAGAAAACCTTTCAGGGGAGGTCGCGTCACCAAACTGGGTATCTCCTCGGGCATAGACTGGTTTGATCTGGAAGGCGGGATATCCTTTGGAGAGCATATAGTCCCATTGCCGAAGGCCATTAAGGCCTTTATGAGGGGAGAACGGACGGTCAAGCTCGGTGACGGAAGTACAGGACTGCTTCCAGAGAAATGGCTTTCCAGCAACCTCCCTGTACTTGAACTGGGTATTGCTTCGGGGCAAAGGAACTCCAGTGACAAAACGCTTAGGTTTTCATCGGCCCAGGCCTTGGTATTGGACGCCTTGCTGGAAGAGAATGAAGTCGAATCTGTTGACCGGCGTTTCCTTGAGATAAAAAATGCCCTGAAAAATTTCTCAGGAATTGAAAGCTTTCCGGTACCTGCTGGTTTCAAAGGCATGCTTCGACCCTATCAGGAGGATGCCCTGGGATGGTTTGCTTTCTTAAAGAGGTTCGGTTTCGGAGGCATACTCGCTGATGACATGGGACTTGGCAAGACAATACAGGTCCTTGCGTGGCTCGCAGGAGAGCTGGAAAATGGAAAAGAAGCCCCATCCCTCGTAGTGAGCCCAACATCCGTCCTGTTTAATTGGCAGGCTGAAGCGAGGCGGTTTGTCCCTGATTTAAAAATACTGGCCTATACAGGGAACAATCGTTCAGGTCTTATTAAAGAAATGGATCGGTCTGATCTGGTAATCACCACCTATGGCTTGGTGAGACGCGATATAAAAATTCTTAAAGATTTGCAGTTCAATTATGTCATTCTGGACGAAAGCCAGGCAATCAAAAATTCCAATTCCCAGATTGCCAAGGCAGTGCGGCTGCTCAGGGCCAGGCACAGGCTGTGCCTCACAGGCACGCCGCTTGAGAACAACGCGGGAGAGCTCTGGTCCCAGATGGAGTTCCTGAATCCCGGACTCCTTGGTCCCAGGGCGGTCTTTGACAGGAGGTTTGCAAAACCCATAGCCGGTGGCGACAAGGCGGCCCGGAATACCCTCAAGCAAATGGTGACGGCTTTTCTCCTCAGGCGCACTAAAGAGGCCGTAGCCAAAGAAATTCTGGGGAAAATGGAGCATGTAATACTCTGTCCCATGACCGATGGGCAGGCCAAGGTTTACTCCCAGGTCCGGGACCACTACCGCGCCTCAATATCGGCAACCATAGAGCGGCAGGGTCTCAACAGGAGCCGTATCAAGATACTGGAGGGACTACTCAGGCTTCGCCAGGCAGCCAACCACCCTGCCCTTATCGGAAAGGACGGTGTAGGATCAGGCAAACTGGACAGGCTCACGACCTTGATAGAGGAGACCATTTCTGGTGGACATAAGGCCCTGGTCTTTTCCCAATTCACCAGGATGCTGGGCCTGATCCGTCGCTCCCTGGATAATGCCGGTATAACATATGAGTACCTGGATGGAAGAACGCCTCAGGCAAGACGTAAAGACAGAGTGCGCCGCTTCCAGGAGGACGAGGATATAAAAGTCTTTCTTATCAGCCTTAAGGCCGGGGGCCTGGGTCTTAATCTCACGGCAGCGGATTATGTATTTCTTGTAGATCCCTGGTGGAACCCTGCAGTGGAACTCCAGGCGATCGACAGGACCCACCGCATCGGACAGGACAAAAAGGTATTTACCTATCGCTTCATTACTGCCGAAACAGTAGAAGAGAAGGTCCTTGCTTTACAGGAAAAGAAACAGGAAATGGTCAGCGCCATCCTGAGTGGCGGGCAGGACATGCTGCGGCGGCTATCCAGGGAGGATCTGGATATCCTGTTCTCGTAA